CACATGCAAAAATCGACAGTTGTTGATAGTGAAACTGGAAAAAGTAAAGACAGCAGGTTAGAGTTTTCTCCCCTATCTTTCTCTGTTCACTGTCCTTTGATATTGAAAGTTGTCTCCCGAGACTATCCTTGCTCCTCTTCCGTGATGATAGACCTTACCTTTTCGTATTTCTTTTACATTTAGAGTCCGTACAAGCTCCGGAACTTTTCTGGCCAGAGGACGTGATAAGATTGTGAGGaatattgagaaaaaaattgcCGACTTCACTTTCATACCTGTAGGTAAGTACTCTGTTTTTGTCTTTCTTATGATATATTCTTGTTTGTTGGAAATGACATGCTACCTTTTTTGCCAATTGCTCTGCTATTTCACACATTAAATCCTTACATGAAGTTTTCCCGTTGATATTGGAGACTAATTTCCCATCAAACAAACAAGATGGAATAATTTTAGTTGACTTTGCAATCTGGTTTTGTGGTCTTTGATCTTAGGTAGTagcatattttttgttatatgcTTCACAAAGCATTACTTATACAATGTCTTGCAATGCAGAGCACGGTGAAGGGCTTCAAGTTCTACATTACGAAGTTGGACAGAAGTATGAACCTCACTATGACTACTTTCAGGATGAATTTAACACTAAGAATGGAGGTCAACGCATTGCAACAGTACTGATGTACCTGTAAGTGTCATCAAGTGGTCTCTTCTTAGTTGTTAGCTTCTATTTATCTTCAACATGAGGATATCTGTTCATGCCATGTTCCATCTATATTATGATAATACAGTACAGATGTTGAAGAAGGGGGTGAGACAGTGTTCCCGGCTGCCAAGGGGAACTTCAGCTCTGTGCCGTGGTGGAATGAGCTTTCGGATTGTGGTAAAAAAGGACTTTCAATTAAACCAAAGAGGGGGGATGCTTTACTTTTCTGGAGCATGAGGCCGGATGCAACCTTAGATCCATCAAGTCTGCATGGTTAGTTGGtggttttattattaatatgtgtGCTGCTTGATGTGTCAACAAGCTTTCACAAAAGGAGATATATTAACGGAAATTTTCACTTGATAATTTTCCAGGCGGTTGTCCAGTGATTAAGGGTAATAAGTGGTCAAGTACCAAATGGATGCGTGTCAGTGAATACAAAGCTTGAACATACATTACTACAGGTATTTATCTTCTCTTATTGTACTgttaaaaaatagtatattaCAATTGAGGCTATACATAAAACAACCCTGTTATGGGAATAATTTTTGTCACTATTGACTTAGATTGAACTCATCAAACAACTCAGTTTTATAATCTTTGTTTGGTTATTACTTAAATAGGGTTCAGTTGTTGGATTGATATGACTTAGAAAGTGTGTCAAAACATTTAGTATGTAGAGCTATTTTGCACAATATTAGTCTATTAATTTACACCAACATCCAATTAGGTGTTATCATATAGACAAGCAATATCTACTATCTAAAACGAAATCACTTTTATCTATGTGGTAACACTTGATTGGATGTAAGTATAAATATTAAGAATTTTATACAGACATTCGtgaaaattaaactcttttaaaATTGGAAAACCAGTACTTGTGACTGCATTTCCTTGTTTGCAATGTAAAGTTGTATTCATGGCCTAGTGTTTTGTCTTGCATAGCATGATTCTTAGCTATTGCTTTCCAAGTTTCATATGATGCTAGTTGTTACTCGACCACTCACTTTGATTGATTTATTGTTCAGGTTTCTAAGAGTCCATCATTCCCATATTGTACTACTTTAAAGGCTGAGCTAAAACTCTGCACACTAGCGGCCTTGAAGGAAATGCTTATAGATGCCGATGTTTCTGTGATTTTGGATGTACCGTTGTATCCTCAGCTAACTAATTTTTCCCCCCtacatttttcatttatattagcaaaaatataataatataatataaaaaaagagtttaTACATGTTACAATTTGCTTTAGGGGTTTTTGGAGAGAAATGTATCAAACCAATAGATGAGACTAGTGTACCTGCTTTTTCCTCAGAGTTCACCTAACATTGTGTAGTTATCGTTGTTACAGTTCTATTTGTGTTAATTAGCCCTTTACGAGATGCCTCCTTTACATCATTGCATTTGCACCTTTTCAGTCTAAAAGACTAAAGAGCAGTGTTGAGTACTTGAGTTTACAAATGCTGTCATGATACTGGTAGTTTCCTACCTTTTGTTTTTCcgctttttgtttttaatattagaGAAGAGTGTATTTATGAAAATGAGAGGTCTATCACACAATTGTGGAGAAGAGTTAGAAGAAATTcggtaaaaaaaatttgagagtcagatttttatatttatgattgtgttt
The Arachis duranensis cultivar V14167 chromosome 5, aradu.V14167.gnm2.J7QH, whole genome shotgun sequence genome window above contains:
- the LOC107487445 gene encoding probable prolyl 4-hydroxylase 10, whose product is MAKGKYSRLQPRKSSSSTLMLSLLVAFTFVVLILLALGILSIPSPSRSRFPKPNDLTSIAHNTRDRSGGAEDDNGEQWVEVVSWEPRAFVYHNFLTKEECDYLISIAKPHMQKSTVVDSETGKSKDSRVRTSSGTFLARGRDKIVRNIEKKIADFTFIPVEHGEGLQVLHYEVGQKYEPHYDYFQDEFNTKNGGQRIATVLMYLTDVEEGGETVFPAAKGNFSSVPWWNELSDCGKKGLSIKPKRGDALLFWSMRPDATLDPSSLHGGCPVIKGNKWSSTKWMRVSEYKA